The DNA region CGCTGGGGCGCGCAAGGTAAGCGATCACCGCGTCGTCGACAGCATCGACTATCGCCTGAGCATCCGCTCTCGGGTTCCGCGATTTCATGTACACGAGGAGACGATCGAGGGTAAGGGCAGCGATTGCCTCCGCGGCCTCCGTCAAGTCGCCCCCCAGCAAGCGCGCATGCTGCGCCCCTAGATCCATCAAGAATGAGGACCGAATACGGCGCCCCGATTTCTGGTCAGCGGAGAGCACTTATGCAATTGACTTACCGCCCGCTGCGAAACCTGTCAAGCCGGTGGGCAGTCGAGAACAAGCCAGTCGCCGGAACAATCGTGCACGAGGGCGCCGGGCATCGTCCCGCAGCCAGCAAAGCGAAGCGCTGGCGACATTCACAGGCTAGAGGCGTGCAGCGCACCATCGGTCACAGCCGATACGTTGATTCTCTCCGGGAAACCAATCGTGCTAAGGACCAACACGCGGAATAGGCTCTCCTGAACGAAGTCAGGAATTCTCCTCGCACAATGTCGCGCGCGACCGACATCTTGGCTGCCAGTCGACCCGTTGCTTCGCTTCGCCAAGGATGCGCCTGGGCCCGGAGTACCGACGCCGCCCTCGCGCCGGGCGCCACGCCGGGTTTCATTTCGTCCCGACACGCCCACCCGATCCCCGACGGAGCCGTGCCCGAGATACGCGCCGCGCTGCAGCAGGCCCTGGAACCGACGCATACGCTGGAGCGCGAGCTCACCGGCGGCGGGATGGCGACGGTCTTTGTCGCGCGCGAGAACGCCCTCAACCGGCAAGTCGTGATCAAGGTGCTTCCGCCGGAACTCGCCGCCGAGGTGTCGGTGGAGCGGTTCCGGCGCGAGATCCTCATGTCGGCGGCGCTGCAGCATCCGCACATCGTTCCCGTCATCTCGGCCGGCGAAGTCGGCGGGCTGCCGTACTTCATCATGCCGTTCATCGACGGCGAATCGCTGCGCACCCGCCTCACCCGCGGGCCGCTGGCGGTGCGGGAGACGGTCGGTGTCCTCAAGGATGTGTCGCGCGCGCTGATCTACGCACATGGCCGCGACGTGGTCCACCGCGACATCAAGCCGGACAATATCCTGATCACGGGCGGCTCGGCGGTGGTGACCGACTTCGGGGTCGCAAAGGCGATCAGCGCGTCATCGCGCTCGGCGCGTGGCGGCCGGCAGATCACGCCTGGAGGATCGCCGGCGGCGATCACCGCGCACGGGATCGCGATCGGCACACCGGCATACATGGCGCCCGAACAAGCCGCCGGCGATCCGGCGACAGATCATCGCGCCGATCTCTATGCCCTGGGAATCGTTGCGTGGGAGATGCTGGCCGGGACGGCGCCGTTCCACGGGATCTCGCCGCAGCAGGTGATGGCATCGCAGCTCACCGCGCGTCCGGCGCCGATCGGATCGCGCCGCTACGACGTGCCGAAGGCGCTCGCCGCGATCGTCGATCAATTGCTCGCCAAGGAACCGAAGGACCGGCCGAAGAGCGCTGCCGATGTCGTGCGGATGCTCGACAACCCCGCGGTGGTGAGCGGGAACTTCGCCGCGGCACCAAGGAACCGGGTGCAGCAGGCGAAGCGCGCGGGAGTCGTGGCGATGCTCATCGCCGCGATCGCCGCGGTGCTGTATTTCGTGTTGCGGGGGAAGCGGTAGCTAGAGGATGTACTTCCGCAGGTCGTCGTTCTGCACCACCGACGCAAGCTTCTCCCTCACTGCCGCCGCATCGATCACGATCTTTCGCTCCGACCCATCGGGCAAGCTGAAGAGCAGCTCCTCGACCAGGGTCGACATCACCGTGTGCAGCCGCCGAGCGCCGATGTTCTCCATCCGGTCGTTGGCGATCCACGCCGTTCGCGCGATCTCGTCGATTGCGTCGTCCGTGAAGGCGAGCTCGCATTTCTCCGCCGCGACGAGCGCACTGTATTGACGCGTCAATGCATTCTCGGGCTCGGTGAGGATGCGGATGAAATCCTTCTCGGTGAGCGGCTCCAGCTCGACGCGGATCGGGAAGCGCCCCTGCAACTCGGGGATCAGGTCCGACGGCTTCGACACATGGAATGCACCGGCGGCGACGAAGAGGACGTGGTCGGTGCGGACGTAGCCGTAGCGGGTCTGCACCGTCGATCCCTCGACGATCGGCAGCAGGTCGCGCTGCACTCCTTCGCGTGAGACATCGGGCCCGCTCGGATTCCGCTCGCCGGCGATCTTGTCGATCTCGTCGATGAAGATGATACCGTGGTTCTCGACGCGGTCGAGCGCCTCGTTCACCGTCTCGTCCATGTCGACGAGCTTGCGGAGTTCCTCGTCCTCGAGGATCCGACGGGCCTCCGGGATGCGGGCGCTGCGCCGCTTCTTCTTGCGCGGCAGCATCTCCATCAGCCATTCGCTGAAGGCCGAATCGACCTCCATCATCCCCGGCGGCTGCGAGCTCTCGGGCGACGGATAATTCATCGGCGTCACCTCGATCTCGACCTCGCGCTCGTCGAGTTTCCCTTCGAGGAGCTGCTCGCGAAGTTTCTCGCGCGATTCCTTGCGGCGCTGGCGCAGCGCGGGATCGTTCTCCTCCGCCTCGACCTTGGGCAGGAGCAGATCGAGAATGCGTTCGATCGCCTGCGCCTCGGCCTTCGGCCAGACCTCATCTTCGCGCTCGGCACGCACCAGCGAGATCGCGGCGTCGACCAGGTCGCGCACCATCGACTCGACATCGCGCCCGACGTACCCGACCTCGGTGAACTTCGACGCCTCGACCTTGACGAATGGTGCGCCGGCAAGGCGCGCGAGCCGACGCGCGATCTCGGTCTTCCCTACCCCGGTCGGTCCGATCAGGATGATGTTGCTCGGCGTGATCTCATCGCGGATGTTCTCCGGCGCCTGCGAGCGCCGCCAGCGATTGCGGATCGCGATCGCGATCGCCTTCTTCGCCGCCCCCTGGCCGACGATGTAGCGATCGAGCTCGGCGACGATCTGGCGCGGCGGGAGCTCCTCGAGCCAGGGGAGTGCCGGCGGTTGTGCCTCGGTAGGTGCGGTCATGCCGAGGCAGGCAGTTCGAGGACGGTGATGTTGGCGTTGGTGAAGACGCAGATCTCAGCGGCGATCGCGAGCGACCGCTCGACGATGGCACGCGCGCTGAGACGATCGTCGGGATAGAGCGCGCGCGCCGCGGCGAGCGCGTAGGTCCCGCCGGAACCGACCGCCATGATCCCGTCGTCGGGTTCGATCAGCTCGCCGGTGCCGCTCAGCAGAAAGACGTGATCGATATCGGCGACGACGAGGAGCGCCTCGAGCCGGCGGAGAAAGCGATCGCCGCGCCAGTCCTTGGCGAGCTCGGTCGCTGCGCGGGTGAGGTTCCCCGGGTAGCGATCGAACTTCTCCTCGAATCGCTCGAAGAGTGTCAGCGCGTCGGCCACGGAGCCGGCGAATCCGGCAAGGATCCGCCCGCCCTTGAGGGTCCGCACCTTGTTGGCGCGCGACTTCACCACTGTAGTATCGATGGATACCTGGCCGTCGCCGCCGAGCGCGACCTGACCGTTCTTGCGGACCGCGATGATCGTCGTGCCGTGGAATTCCGTCATTTCCTCGCCCGCGGATGTGCCTTGTGGTAGACCTGCTTCAATCGTTCGACCGACGTGTGGGTGTACACCTGCGTGGTGGCCAGTGACGCGTGGCCGAGCAGTTCCTGCACCGCGCGAAGGTCGGCACCGGCGTCGAGGAGGTGCGTCGCAAACGAGTGCCGCATCGAGTGCGTGCGCATCCCGTCGGCGCCGATCGCGTCGTACATCCGGTGCATCCGCCGCTGCACGGTCACCGCACTCAGCCGCTTCCCGCGCCGTCCCACGAAAATCGCGGCGCGATCGCTTCCCGCCGCCTTCACCATTTCGTCGCGGAGAGGAAGGTAGCGTCGCAGTGCAAGACTCGCCCGCGTCCCCACCGGAACGATCCGCTCCTTGCGCCCCTTCCCGAGGACCTTGACCTGATCGCTCACCAGGTCGAGCTGGCGGGAATCGAGCATCCGGAGCTCGGAGAGGCGCAGCCCCGACGAATAGAAGAGCTCCAGCATTGCGAGGTCACGCATCGCGTCGAATTCTCCCGACTCGGCGAGCGCCTCGGCGTACGCAAAGAGCTGGTCGATCTGATCCCGCAGGAGATAGCCGGGCAGGCGTCGTTCGAGCCGCGGCGTGCGCGCCGATCGGATCGCCGGGATGTCGATGTCGTATTCGATGTGCAGCCAGCGGTAGAACGACCGGAGCGCCGAGAGCGCGCGTGCCGCCGATCGCTTGGAGAGACCGCGACGTTCGAGCTCACCGAGGAAGCCGCGCAGGGCGAGGCGGTCGACCGCTTCGAACGACCAGGCCGTCCCCTCGGTGCGACGATCGAGAAAATCGCAGAAGGCGTCCAGGTCGCGGCGATAGGCGGAGACGGTATTCGGCGACTGATCGCGCGCCTTGACGAGGTGTTCGAGGAATCCGGCGACGAGGGCGCGGGGAGGGGTCGTCATCCCGAGGCGAACAGGTCCGATGCTTCGATCCACTCCGCAAACGCGCTGCGCGCCCGCTCGACCATGGCGCCCTTTCGGTCGCTCTTCGCGACCGTCGGCAACGGGTCGAGCAACCCGAAGTTGGCGTTCATCGGCTGGAAATGCGCCGGGTTCGCCTCCGCGAGATACCGAAGGAGCGCACCGAGCATCGTGGTCGGCGGCGGGACCAACGGCGATTCACCGTTCAGTGCGCGCGCGAGGTTGATTCCGGCAAGGATCCCGGTGCCGAGCGACTCGGTGTATCCCTCGACGCCGGTGAGCTGGCCGGCGAAGAAGACCGGCGCGCCGTCCTTGAGTTGCAGTGCCGGGCCGAGCGCCGCCGGCGCGTTGATGTAACTGTTGCGATGGATGCTGCCGTAGCGGAAGAACTCCGCGGCAGCGAGTCCGGGGATCTGGCGCAGCACGCGTTGCTGTTCGGGAATGCGCAGTCGCGTCTGGAAGCCGACGAGGTTCCACATCTGCCCGACCTTGTCTTCGCGGCGCAGCTGCACCACGGCGTACGGCTCGCGGCCGGTCCGCGGATCGTGGAGGCCGATCGGCTTCATCGGCCCGAAGCGAAGCGTCTCGCGACCGCGCTTCGCCATCTCCTCGACCGGCAGGCATCCTTCGAAGTACGCCGCGTCGTCGAACTCGTGCCCGTGAAACTGATCGGCGGCGACGAGTTCGTCGATGAGGTGCTCGTACTCCTCGCGGGTGAGCGGCGCGTTGAGGTAATCGTCGCCATCACCCTTCCCCCACCGCGACTTCGCATACAACCGCTCGTGATCGAGCGACTCCGCGCTGACGATCGGCGCGATGGCGTCGTAGAACGCGAGTGCACCGGCACCGACCCGATCGGCGATCGCCTTGGCCAGCGCATCCGAGGTGAGCGGGCCGGTCGCG from Gemmatimonadales bacterium includes:
- a CDS encoding serine/threonine-protein kinase, producing the protein MPEIRAALQQALEPTHTLERELTGGGMATVFVARENALNRQVVIKVLPPELAAEVSVERFRREILMSAALQHPHIVPVISAGEVGGLPYFIMPFIDGESLRTRLTRGPLAVRETVGVLKDVSRALIYAHGRDVVHRDIKPDNILITGGSAVVTDFGVAKAISASSRSARGGRQITPGGSPAAITAHGIAIGTPAYMAPEQAAGDPATDHRADLYALGIVAWEMLAGTAPFHGISPQQVMASQLTARPAPIGSRRYDVPKALAAIVDQLLAKEPKDRPKSAADVVRMLDNPAVVSGNFAAAPRNRVQQAKRAGVVAMLIAAIAAVLYFVLRGKR
- the hslU gene encoding ATP-dependent protease ATPase subunit HslU: MTAPTEAQPPALPWLEELPPRQIVAELDRYIVGQGAAKKAIAIAIRNRWRRSQAPENIRDEITPSNIILIGPTGVGKTEIARRLARLAGAPFVKVEASKFTEVGYVGRDVESMVRDLVDAAISLVRAEREDEVWPKAEAQAIERILDLLLPKVEAEENDPALRQRRKESREKLREQLLEGKLDEREVEIEVTPMNYPSPESSQPPGMMEVDSAFSEWLMEMLPRKKKRRSARIPEARRILEDEELRKLVDMDETVNEALDRVENHGIIFIDEIDKIAGERNPSGPDVSREGVQRDLLPIVEGSTVQTRYGYVRTDHVLFVAAGAFHVSKPSDLIPELQGRFPIRVELEPLTEKDFIRILTEPENALTRQYSALVAAEKCELAFTDDAIDEIARTAWIANDRMENIGARRLHTVMSTLVEELLFSLPDGSERKIVIDAAAVREKLASVVQNDDLRKYIL
- the hslV gene encoding ATP-dependent protease subunit HslV; translation: MTEFHGTTIIAVRKNGQVALGGDGQVSIDTTVVKSRANKVRTLKGGRILAGFAGSVADALTLFERFEEKFDRYPGNLTRAATELAKDWRGDRFLRRLEALLVVADIDHVFLLSGTGELIEPDDGIMAVGSGGTYALAAARALYPDDRLSARAIVERSLAIAAEICVFTNANITVLELPASA
- a CDS encoding tyrosine recombinase XerC translates to MTTPPRALVAGFLEHLVKARDQSPNTVSAYRRDLDAFCDFLDRRTEGTAWSFEAVDRLALRGFLGELERRGLSKRSAARALSALRSFYRWLHIEYDIDIPAIRSARTPRLERRLPGYLLRDQIDQLFAYAEALAESGEFDAMRDLAMLELFYSSGLRLSELRMLDSRQLDLVSDQVKVLGKGRKERIVPVGTRASLALRRYLPLRDEMVKAAGSDRAAIFVGRRGKRLSAVTVQRRMHRMYDAIGADGMRTHSMRHSFATHLLDAGADLRAVQELLGHASLATTQVYTHTSVERLKQVYHKAHPRARK
- the trmFO gene encoding methylenetetrahydrofolate--tRNA-(uracil(54)-C(5))-methyltransferase (FADH(2)-oxidizing) TrmFO, with translation MTPTIVGGGLAGCEAAWAIAERGTPVSIVEMRPVVRTAAHQTDRLGELVCSNSFKSVELQNAHGLLKAELRDLGSLLLPLADEARVPGGAALAVDRDIFSQLVHAKVSSHPLITIERREVSAIPDAGVIATGPLTSDALAKAIADRVGAGALAFYDAIAPIVSAESLDHERLYAKSRWGKGDGDDYLNAPLTREEYEHLIDELVAADQFHGHEFDDAAYFEGCLPVEEMAKRGRETLRFGPMKPIGLHDPRTGREPYAVVQLRREDKVGQMWNLVGFQTRLRIPEQQRVLRQIPGLAAAEFFRYGSIHRNSYINAPAALGPALQLKDGAPVFFAGQLTGVEGYTESLGTGILAGINLARALNGESPLVPPPTTMLGALLRYLAEANPAHFQPMNANFGLLDPLPTVAKSDRKGAMVERARSAFAEWIEASDLFASG